DNA from Fibrobacter sp. UWB15:
ACCACGGCAATATCCTCGAAGAGACTCCGGAGCAGGCGCACCTCATCAAGATTCCGCGCCCGATCGTGACCGAAGACGAAATCCGCCGCTTTGAAAACATCGGCGATAAGGCCTTCAAGGCCAAGGAACTCAAGATGCAGTTCCCGCTCGGTGGCAATGGGGAAGTCCTCGAAGCCGCCTTGCAGAACCTCGCTGGCGATGCCGTGCGTGCCGTGAATGACGGTTTCGATATCATCGTTCTGACCGATAAGAACATCGATTGGGGCTACGTGCCTATTCCGTCGCTGCTTGCCACGGCCAGCGTGAACCGCGCCCTTGTGGAAGCCGGTGTACGTCCTGAAATCGGTTTGGTGGTGCAGTCCGGCGAAGTCCGCGAAGTCATGCATTTTGCCTTGTTGCTCGGTTTCGGTGCTACGGTCATCAACCCGTATTTGGCCTTCCAGAGCATTACCAACATGTGCCACAACGGCGACCTCGATGTGGATCCGGTGACAGCTGCCGCCAACTACGTGAAGGCTGTCGATAAGGGCCTCCTCAAGATTATGTCGAAGATGGGTATTTCTACCCTCCGTAGCTACCGCAGCGCCCAGATTTTCGAAGCGGTCGGCCTGAGCAAGGAACTCGTCGAAAAGTTCTTGCCGGGGACAGCAAGCCGCATCGAAGGTATCGGCCTCGAAGAAATCGCTGCTGAAGTGGGCGAGCGTCAGAAGATTGCCTTTGCCGACGCAAGCAAGGTGCTTCAGTCCGGTGGCCAGTACGCTTACCGCAAAGAAGGCGAAAAGCACTTGTGGACTCCGCAGTCCTTGGCTGCATTCCGTCAGGCTGTGCAGGGCGGCGACTACGAAAAGTTCAAGGTTTACAGCAAGCTCATCAACGATCAGTCTGAACGTCAGGCAACGCTCCGCGGCCTCTTCAAGTTCAAGGAAGCGACTCCGATCGATATTTCTGAAGTCGAAAGCCGCGAATCCATTGTCAAGCACTTTGTGGCAGGCGCTATGAGCCTTGGTTCTTTGAGCCCTGAAGCTCACGAAACCATCGCTATCGCCATGAACCGCATCGGTGCCATGAGCAACTGCGGTGAAGGTGGTGAAGACCCGGATCGCGATACTCCGGCTCCGAACGGAGATATCCGTAGCTCTGCAATCCGTCAGATTGCTTCGGGCCGCTTCGGTGTTACAATCGATTACCTGCGCCATGCCAAAGATTTGCAGATCAAGATGGCTCAGGGTGCAAAGCCTGGTGAAGGTGGCCAGCTGCCGGCCCACAAGGTGAACGAATTCGTGGCCCGCATCCGTCATAGTACGCCGAATGTGTCGCTGATTTCTCCACCGCCGCATCACGATATTTACTCTATCGAAGACTTGGCCCAGCTCATTTACGACCTGCGTAACTCCAACCCGAAGGCCCGTGTTTCTGTGAAGCTCGTGTCCGAAGTGGGCGTGGGTACGGTTGCCGCGGGTGTCGCCAAGGCCCATGCCGATGTGGTGCTCATTTCTGGCCACGATGGCGGTACGGGTGCATCTCCGCTGACTTCTATCAAGCATGCCGGCCTTCCGTGGGAACTCGGTATTGCCGAAGCGGAACAGACCCTTGTGCTCAATGACTTGCGCGGTCGTATCAAGCTCCAGGTCGATGGTCAGCTCAAGACGGGCCGCGATATTGTGGTGGCCGCCCTCCTCGGTGCTGAAGAATTCGGTTTTGCCACGAACTTGTTGGTTAGCCTTGGTTGCGTGATGGACCGCAAGTGCCATACGAACCAGTGCCCCATGGGTATTGCAACGCAGGATGCTGACTTCCGCAAGCGCTTTGCCGGTAAACCGGAATATGTCGAAAACTTCCTCTTCTTCATCGCCGACGAAGTCCGCGAAATCCTCGCAAGCCTCGGTCTCCGCTCTCTCGAAGAAGCCTGCGGCCGTAGCGACCTCCTCGAAAAGGATTCCGCCATCGCCTTCTACAAGGCAAAGAACCTCGATTTCTCCAAGATTTTCGAAACCGTCAAGGGTGGCGTCAAGTCCTTTGACAAGAACTATGTCAAGGAAGAACTGGTCAACTTCGACCGCCGCGAACTCTTGCCGTTTGTCAAGGAAACGCTCGAAAAGGGGACTGCCGTGGAACTCAGCGCGATGGTGCACAACACCGATCGTACGGTGGGTACGGAACTTTCCGGCGAAGTGGACGAACACTTTGGCGTGAAGGGCCTCCCCGAAGATACCATCCGCATTCACCTTCAGGGGGTCGCGGGCCAGAGCTTCGGAGCCTTCCTTGCTCCGGGTGTCACGCTCGATCTGGAAGGCGAAGCCAACGACTTTATGGGTAAGGGACTTTCGGGTGGTAAGATTATCGTGCGCCCGCCGCACAACGCCACCTTCAAGGCCGAAGACAACGTCATCGCCGGTAACGTCATCGGTTACGGTGGTACGTCGGGTAAGGTGTTTATTAACGGCCTTGCGGGCGAACGCTTCGGTATCCGTAACTCCGGTATGCTCCTGGTAAGTGAAGGCGTGGGTGACCACGGTTGCGAATACATGACGGGTGGCCGCGTGGTGGTACTCGGTCGCGTGGGCGTGAACTTCGCCGCAGGTATGACAGGTGGCTTTGCTTACGTGTACGACGAAACGGGTCACTTCGACCTGAGCTGCAACGTGGGCTCCGTGGACCTTGAAAGTGTGATTGCCGGTACTGAAAGCGAACGCGAGCTCCTCGACTTCATTGAGCAGCACGTTCAGGCAACGGGTAGCGAAAAGGGCAAGCGCATCCTTGAAAACTGGAACAGCGAACGTCCCAAGTTCGTGAAAATCTTCCCGGTGGATTACAGGAACGCATTGGCTAAGAAGGGCTGAGGTTAATATGCAAGAAGTTAAAAGAATCGCAGATGTTTACCGCCCTGTCGAAGAGCGAATCAAGGACAACAACGAAGTCGAACGCCGCTTGACTTCATTGGAAATCGTGCAGCAGGGTTCACGCTGCCACAGTTGTGGAATCCCGTTCTGTCACGGTGCTGGCTGCCCGCTCGGTA
Protein-coding regions in this window:
- the gltB gene encoding glutamate synthase large subunit, which produces MNAQALYDPANEHDACGVGLVANINNVASHQIVLQGITVLKRLMHRGAAGGDPETGDGAGLLLSMPHKFFRKLYPSLPARYGVAMYFVENTLAADALDAEIKRVAESEGVDVIQFREVPVNPATIGHTARETLPHIRQVFFDGSKFKTNEEFDIKLYVVRRLVEKTCKGVYVCSCSRKSIVYKGLLLASQIEGFYKDLNDLDFESPLALVHQRYSTNTFPTWPLAHPFRYLAHNGEINTLRGNLNSLRAREPLLKSEVIGEDLPKLLPLIMPGQSDSASLDNMFELLVAAGRSLPHAMMMLLPQAWGQKHYLGRDVRGFFEYESMLMEPWDGPAAVAFSDGVNAGAILDRNGLRPARYTLCKDGLFVMASETGVLDLADDEVEEKGRLKPGEIIYLDLENHHILKNAEMKAYVARSKPYRRWVAENKMSVRGLFSEINPADVPDDILVQQKRFGYSAEDLSIILQPMAKNGAEPIGSMGNDAALAVLSDKPQPLFNYFKQLFAQVTNPPIDPIREELVMSLTTYIGNHGNILEETPEQAHLIKIPRPIVTEDEIRRFENIGDKAFKAKELKMQFPLGGNGEVLEAALQNLAGDAVRAVNDGFDIIVLTDKNIDWGYVPIPSLLATASVNRALVEAGVRPEIGLVVQSGEVREVMHFALLLGFGATVINPYLAFQSITNMCHNGDLDVDPVTAAANYVKAVDKGLLKIMSKMGISTLRSYRSAQIFEAVGLSKELVEKFLPGTASRIEGIGLEEIAAEVGERQKIAFADASKVLQSGGQYAYRKEGEKHLWTPQSLAAFRQAVQGGDYEKFKVYSKLINDQSERQATLRGLFKFKEATPIDISEVESRESIVKHFVAGAMSLGSLSPEAHETIAIAMNRIGAMSNCGEGGEDPDRDTPAPNGDIRSSAIRQIASGRFGVTIDYLRHAKDLQIKMAQGAKPGEGGQLPAHKVNEFVARIRHSTPNVSLISPPPHHDIYSIEDLAQLIYDLRNSNPKARVSVKLVSEVGVGTVAAGVAKAHADVVLISGHDGGTGASPLTSIKHAGLPWELGIAEAEQTLVLNDLRGRIKLQVDGQLKTGRDIVVAALLGAEEFGFATNLLVSLGCVMDRKCHTNQCPMGIATQDADFRKRFAGKPEYVENFLFFIADEVREILASLGLRSLEEACGRSDLLEKDSAIAFYKAKNLDFSKIFETVKGGVKSFDKNYVKEELVNFDRRELLPFVKETLEKGTAVELSAMVHNTDRTVGTELSGEVDEHFGVKGLPEDTIRIHLQGVAGQSFGAFLAPGVTLDLEGEANDFMGKGLSGGKIIVRPPHNATFKAEDNVIAGNVIGYGGTSGKVFINGLAGERFGIRNSGMLLVSEGVGDHGCEYMTGGRVVVLGRVGVNFAAGMTGGFAYVYDETGHFDLSCNVGSVDLESVIAGTESERELLDFIEQHVQATGSEKGKRILENWNSERPKFVKIFPVDYRNALAKKG